A genome region from Psychrobacter jeotgali includes the following:
- a CDS encoding amino acid ABC transporter ATP-binding/permease protein, producing the protein MNKNLSPNSPPSSNDYSNHNNEHAPAFLLRDMFKPSFDLWVISWLLGLIFAISIIALLMISGWFITSAALAGMLAVGSHAFNYMMPAGIIRMLAIARTASRYGELMVSHHAVFDLLKTLRLRFFNRLAALPLVQQRSALHASQYMHRLVSDIDKLDEFILRVVSPWLISTIVIMLLAVFIGLVLPIDPVLKLIIYALLALALLVPFLGTYLGINQARQLAESAEARRHKLLAPLAIITQLLLWQQWRTQTTDYIAQDNALQDLEWQAQKRRSAYMLVMQWLFYASILVVLVAISQLSQNPIADSTAISVPLVLAVVLGLLGIQEIVVPLGQHYLSLGSSVAAKHRLNALLATPSKTSQPAQSSTMAKELNKPKSHLVLPTEALTAELNNVYAKIPKALVGAQDVSVTIESGTPLIIRGPSGCGKSTLLQMLAGELPLLKGDVTLNGAPWHDYDWRDQLGYLGQQLDIFDQSLAANLRLGKADASDAELLSALDKVGLSPWLQAQPEGLATPLGEYGAAVSGGQARRVALARLLLKPRRVLLLDEPFAGLDSATRAQVWQNVREQQKDDLLIIVSHHQWDMGHCQTLTLEENIFTNKA; encoded by the coding sequence ATGAATAAAAACTTATCGCCTAACTCGCCCCCATCAAGCAATGACTACAGTAATCATAATAATGAGCACGCTCCTGCCTTTCTTCTGCGTGATATGTTCAAACCCTCGTTTGACTTATGGGTGATCTCTTGGCTACTAGGACTGATATTTGCCATCTCTATCATTGCGCTACTAATGATATCGGGTTGGTTTATTACCAGTGCGGCGCTGGCTGGCATGCTGGCTGTTGGATCGCACGCCTTTAACTATATGATGCCAGCAGGTATTATCCGGATGCTGGCAATAGCGCGCACCGCCAGTCGCTATGGCGAGCTTATGGTCTCACACCATGCGGTCTTTGACTTACTAAAAACCTTGAGACTGCGGTTCTTTAATCGTCTGGCAGCTCTGCCTTTAGTGCAGCAGCGCAGTGCCTTGCACGCCTCACAATATATGCATAGGCTGGTCAGTGATATTGATAAGCTCGATGAGTTCATCTTGCGCGTGGTCTCTCCTTGGTTGATCAGCACCATAGTCATCATGCTCTTAGCGGTGTTTATAGGCTTGGTATTGCCTATTGACCCTGTGCTCAAGCTTATCATTTATGCTCTGCTTGCTTTGGCCTTGCTAGTGCCGTTTTTGGGTACTTATTTGGGTATTAATCAAGCGAGACAACTGGCTGAGAGCGCTGAGGCACGCCGACATAAACTATTAGCGCCGCTAGCGATTATCACCCAGCTGTTATTGTGGCAGCAATGGCGCACGCAAACCACAGACTACATCGCCCAAGATAACGCTCTACAGGATTTGGAGTGGCAAGCACAAAAGCGCCGTTCAGCTTATATGCTCGTTATGCAGTGGTTGTTTTATGCCAGTATCCTAGTGGTATTAGTGGCAATATCGCAGTTATCACAAAACCCAATAGCAGACAGTACAGCTATAAGCGTGCCTTTAGTGTTGGCGGTGGTTTTAGGTTTGCTAGGTATTCAAGAGATTGTGGTGCCTTTGGGTCAGCATTATCTCTCGCTTGGCAGTAGCGTGGCGGCAAAGCATCGTCTCAATGCGCTATTGGCAACGCCGTCCAAAACGTCTCAACCCGCTCAATCATCGACAATGGCTAAAGAACTAAATAAGCCCAAATCTCATTTGGTGCTACCAACAGAGGCTCTAACTGCAGAACTTAATAACGTTTATGCCAAAATACCCAAGGCACTAGTAGGCGCTCAAGATGTAAGCGTCACCATAGAATCAGGTACGCCGCTTATTATCCGAGGGCCATCAGGCTGTGGTAAATCAACCTTATTGCAGATGCTGGCTGGCGAGCTGCCGCTATTAAAAGGAGATGTGACGCTAAATGGTGCGCCTTGGCATGATTACGACTGGCGCGATCAGCTGGGCTATTTAGGTCAACAGCTTGATATCTTTGACCAAAGCTTGGCTGCCAATCTGCGTTTAGGTAAAGCAGATGCCAGTGATGCTGAACTGCTCAGCGCTTTGGACAAAGTCGGTTTATCACCTTGGCTGCAAGCGCAGCCTGAAGGGCTTGCTACTCCTCTTGGTGAATACGGCGCTGCTGTTTCTGGTGGGCAAGCAAGGCGGGTTGCGCTGGCAAGGCTCCTGCTCAAACCTCGGCGGGTGTTATTGCTCGATGAGCCATTCGCTGGTTTGGATAGTGCGACACGTGCGCAGGTTTGGCAAAATGTACGCGAACAGCAAAAAGACGACTTATTGATTATCGTCAGTCACCACCAATGGGACATGGGGCACTGTCAAACGCTCACGCTTGAGGAAAATATATTTACCAATAAAGCTTAA